In Gemmata obscuriglobus, a single genomic region encodes these proteins:
- a CDS encoding FG-GAP repeat domain-containing protein has translation MRTRLALLVLALAPGAARADGLEPLKYNHPGLVTDLGVGLWAWPVPCDADGDGDYDLIVSCPDKPSNGVWLFENVTGDTAKNKFPVFKPARKLSPAAHYVMPSYAGGGVRVLTPGTEHPNFITKGLAEKRPLPVAKNFYKPEGKQTKGPKVRHNQWRYADYDGDGKLDLVVGIEDWSFYGWDDAYSARGEWQNGPLHGFVFVFLAQDGKVAEPFRVEAGGKVLDTFGCPSPNFADFDGDGDLDLLCGEFLDGFTYFENVGTRTKPKYAAGKRLKDAKGAPLTMDLQMIVPIAFDWDRDGDLDLIVGDEDGRVALIENTGKLADDRTPVFAAPVYFRQEADALKCGALATPVTFDWDGDGDLDILSGNTAGYIEFFENLSGPGAAEPKWAAPKRLEVGGKPFRITAGPNGSIQGPAEAKWGYTTFSVADWDADGLPDIVLNSILGEVVWLKNVGTLKQPKLSAPQPVEVEWAKDKPQPALAWGWRKPQGNALLTQWRTTPVAHDFNRDGLPDLAVLDTEGYLAFFERAKRDGKLVLLPPRRAFVSEDGAPLRLNPNTAGKSGRRKLCVTDWDGDGKFDLLLNSANADLFQQVGEKNGTWVFKNAGALAQRNIEGHDVSPAVADFGADGVPDFLGGAEDGRFYFLRNPRAK, from the coding sequence ATGCGCACGCGACTCGCGCTCCTCGTTCTCGCACTGGCCCCGGGCGCGGCCCGGGCCGACGGGCTCGAACCGCTGAAGTACAACCACCCCGGCCTCGTGACGGACCTCGGCGTCGGGCTGTGGGCGTGGCCGGTGCCGTGCGACGCCGACGGGGACGGCGACTACGACCTCATCGTGTCGTGCCCCGACAAGCCGTCCAACGGCGTCTGGCTGTTCGAGAACGTCACCGGCGACACCGCGAAGAACAAGTTCCCCGTGTTCAAGCCCGCACGCAAGCTGAGCCCCGCCGCCCACTACGTCATGCCCAGCTACGCCGGCGGCGGGGTCCGCGTCCTGACGCCCGGCACCGAGCACCCCAACTTCATCACCAAGGGGCTCGCCGAGAAGCGCCCGCTGCCGGTGGCGAAGAACTTCTACAAGCCAGAAGGGAAGCAGACCAAAGGCCCCAAGGTGCGCCACAACCAGTGGCGCTACGCCGACTACGACGGCGACGGGAAGCTCGACCTCGTCGTTGGCATTGAGGACTGGAGCTTTTACGGGTGGGACGACGCGTACAGCGCCCGCGGCGAGTGGCAGAACGGCCCGCTGCACGGGTTCGTGTTCGTGTTCCTCGCCCAGGACGGCAAGGTCGCGGAGCCGTTCCGCGTCGAGGCCGGCGGGAAGGTGCTGGACACGTTCGGGTGCCCGTCGCCCAACTTCGCGGACTTCGACGGGGACGGCGACTTGGACCTGCTGTGCGGCGAGTTCCTGGACGGGTTCACCTACTTCGAGAACGTCGGCACGCGCACCAAGCCCAAGTACGCCGCGGGCAAGCGGCTGAAGGACGCGAAGGGCGCCCCGCTGACGATGGACCTCCAGATGATCGTGCCGATCGCCTTCGACTGGGACCGCGACGGCGACCTGGACCTGATCGTCGGCGACGAGGACGGCCGCGTCGCGCTGATCGAGAACACCGGGAAACTCGCCGACGACCGCACCCCGGTATTCGCCGCGCCGGTGTACTTCCGGCAGGAAGCCGACGCGCTGAAGTGCGGCGCGCTCGCCACGCCGGTCACGTTCGACTGGGACGGCGACGGCGACCTCGACATCCTGAGCGGCAACACGGCGGGGTACATCGAGTTCTTCGAGAACCTGAGCGGGCCGGGAGCCGCAGAACCCAAATGGGCCGCGCCGAAGCGCCTCGAGGTGGGCGGCAAGCCGTTCCGGATCACGGCCGGCCCGAACGGGAGCATCCAGGGGCCGGCGGAGGCGAAGTGGGGTTACACCACGTTCAGCGTCGCCGACTGGGACGCCGACGGACTGCCCGACATCGTTCTCAACAGCATCCTCGGCGAAGTCGTGTGGCTGAAGAACGTCGGCACGCTCAAGCAGCCCAAGTTGAGCGCCCCGCAGCCGGTCGAAGTCGAGTGGGCGAAGGACAAGCCGCAACCCGCACTCGCGTGGGGCTGGCGCAAGCCGCAGGGCAATGCCCTCCTGACGCAGTGGCGCACAACACCCGTGGCGCACGACTTCAACCGCGACGGCCTCCCCGACCTCGCGGTACTCGACACCGAGGGCTATCTGGCGTTCTTCGAGCGGGCGAAGCGCGACGGCAAACTGGTGCTGCTCCCGCCGCGGCGCGCGTTCGTGTCCGAGGACGGCGCCCCGTTGCGCCTGAACCCGAACACGGCCGGTAAAAGCGGACGCCGCAAGCTGTGCGTGACCGACTGGGACGGCGACGGCAAGTTCGACCTGCTCCTCAACTCCGCCAACGCCGACCTGTTTCAACAGGTCGGCGAGAAGAACGGCACCTGGGTGTTCAAGAACGCCGGCGCGCTGGCGCAGCGGAACATTGAAGGGCACGACGTCAGCCCGGCCGTCGCCGACTTCGGCGCGGACGGCGTGCCCGACTTCCTGGGGGGAGCCGAGGATGGTCGGTTCTACTTCCTGCGCAACCCGCGTGCGAAATGA
- a CDS encoding DinB family protein, translating to MDRNLIDQYEHAPARLRAAVAGLTHAELTARPGPGKWSVLEVVVHIADSDAISIDRMKRILTEDNPPLLYANETAYVDQLFTHDQSLEDALTLLEVGRRQWARVLRRLPDAAFARTGQHNRRGTVSLGQLVGDYINHIDEHLVFVHGKRAALGKPQ from the coding sequence ATGGACCGGAACCTCATCGACCAGTACGAGCACGCCCCCGCCCGGCTCCGCGCCGCCGTCGCGGGTCTCACGCACGCGGAGCTGACCGCCCGCCCCGGCCCCGGGAAGTGGTCCGTTCTGGAGGTGGTCGTTCACATCGCCGACAGCGACGCCATCAGCATCGACCGGATGAAGCGCATCCTCACCGAGGACAACCCGCCGCTGCTCTACGCCAACGAGACCGCCTACGTCGATCAGTTGTTCACGCACGACCAGAGCCTCGAAGACGCCCTCACCCTGCTCGAAGTGGGCCGCCGGCAGTGGGCACGGGTGCTGCGCCGGCTCCCGGACGCGGCGTTCGCCCGCACCGGCCAGCACAACCGCCGCGGCACCGTTTCGCTCGGCCAGCTCGTGGGTGATTACATTAACCACATCGACGAACACCTCGTGTTCGTTCACGGCAAGCGGGCCGCCCTCGGCAAGCCACAGTAA
- a CDS encoding type II toxin-antitoxin system VapC family toxin, whose amino-acid sequence MALYLLDTTTLTLLQRRHTRVTAAVVAHATDTLGVTTVNVEEVVGGWFALLRRAKTTTQEGQAAQALADAMGLLARFAVLPTTEAALDRFDRLVKLKLNVGKMDLKMAAVALEVGATVVTNNARDFARVPGLSWEDWAV is encoded by the coding sequence ATGGCGCTTTACTTGCTCGACACCACCACCCTGACCTTGCTCCAGCGGCGGCACACCCGGGTTACGGCCGCGGTCGTCGCACACGCGACCGATACCCTTGGGGTGACCACCGTGAACGTGGAGGAGGTGGTTGGTGGGTGGTTCGCGCTTCTCCGCCGAGCCAAGACGACTACCCAGGAAGGGCAAGCGGCCCAGGCGCTCGCGGATGCGATGGGGTTGCTCGCTCGGTTCGCCGTGCTCCCGACGACCGAGGCCGCGCTCGATCGCTTCGATCGACTCGTCAAGCTGAAGCTGAACGTTGGTAAGATGGACCTGAAGATGGCAGCCGTTGCGCTTGAGGTCGGCGCGACGGTTGTTACCAACAACGCACGCGACTTTGCCCGTGTTCCCGGCCTGTCGTGGGAAGACTGGGCCGTTTGA
- a CDS encoding DUF4288 domain-containing protein produces MGFIPRGARWYLADVVLEHRIDGDAENLVHVNTHLIEAGTPDVAYDKAVALGLQQEREYENSDGGRVRVLFRGLRELNVIHEPLEDGAEIMYTEDVGVPEERLRAWSRPREQLGVFRPIEPRAGGPNCLPGVFKPLVEGAEPPDVPGAAVTQAEPGAAPDTAG; encoded by the coding sequence ATGGGTTTCATTCCGAGGGGCGCGCGGTGGTATCTCGCCGATGTGGTGCTGGAACACCGGATCGATGGCGACGCTGAAAACCTTGTGCACGTCAACACACACCTGATCGAAGCCGGCACCCCTGATGTGGCCTACGACAAGGCCGTCGCCCTGGGACTCCAGCAGGAGCGGGAGTACGAGAACTCCGATGGCGGGCGGGTACGCGTTCTGTTCCGTGGACTGCGGGAGCTGAACGTCATTCACGAGCCGCTGGAGGACGGGGCGGAGATCATGTACACCGAGGACGTCGGCGTGCCGGAGGAGCGGCTGCGGGCGTGGAGCCGACCGCGGGAACAGTTGGGCGTGTTCCGCCCGATCGAGCCGCGTGCCGGCGGCCCGAATTGCCTGCCCGGTGTGTTCAAGCCACTCGTTGAAGGGGCCGAGCCGCCAGACGTGCCGGGTGCGGCCGTAACGCAGGCCGAACCCGGCGCGGCACCGGACACCGCCGGTTGA
- a CDS encoding protein kinase domain-containing protein, producing MSAQFQPGPAVGTDCENPKTAVWDSLDPAVGGATTRREWRPGDHVLGFTLVEFLGKGTFAQVFLAEQEAIAGRLVVLKVTSTPTPEPDRLGRLQHPNVVPIHSVHSAPPHELICMPYLGRTTLADVLRAERYRNPSHPTRFAHSGSSPTQPGTGSVPVAGLRMLPAAPPGDGLLGDHRRVLRLLSDLAAGLDHAHHRGILHLDIKPANVLLADTGEPMLLDFNLAHDTTATARGPVGGTLPYAAPEQLAEIDTRAGHAVDERADLYALGALAYELFTAEQAFPAGMMSKSEFKQYIANRRTVPSVRAAAPAVPRAVDAIVRKLLAPSPADRYQTALELKTDLDRQLADLPLASAPDRSPVERLGKWHRRNPWLALRLALAAVVGLALGFGVVVYRQEGATRARAAAEQALAAQNQMPALRLDLTAPGDSPSRARGRAAAERHLAAFGLPGDDNWRNAEPFARLPDGFKPGAAADLGELLLLLAHARTQDARALPEDERAAALREALRLNRLAEGCFAPDAVPPFLFAQRARLDGEPAPAPTEPRHPRDHYLEAVGLIADGRFRAATGPLERTVAGAPAHGAAHFALAFCRQQLGQYQRALERYDTAHALLARDPRPAFNRGIVYGLMQKHPEAEAEFALALAIDPGHAESHRNRAVARLAQRKHPEAEQDLTAALEKGVSPLLVYPLRAQLRALRGDATGAEQDRAAAAAHEPKTESEFIARGLARLAADPAAALRDFEAAERVNPTSLRAVQNQAHVHSDHRKDSKRALELVTRAAELYPEYAPARAGRAVLLARFGRRAEAHKEAETALTLSDAADVAYQLAGVYALTSATAPADAGRAFELLRQALRTGFRDARTLAADPDLDPIRNRPEFGALVAALKDLNR from the coding sequence ATGAGTGCCCAGTTCCAGCCCGGCCCGGCCGTCGGCACCGACTGCGAGAACCCGAAAACGGCGGTGTGGGACTCGCTCGATCCGGCCGTGGGCGGTGCGACCACGCGGCGCGAGTGGCGCCCGGGCGATCACGTCCTCGGGTTCACCCTCGTCGAGTTCCTCGGCAAGGGGACGTTCGCCCAGGTGTTCCTGGCCGAACAGGAGGCGATCGCGGGCCGGCTGGTGGTGCTCAAGGTCACCAGCACGCCGACCCCGGAGCCCGACCGGCTGGGCCGGCTCCAGCACCCGAACGTCGTCCCCATCCACTCGGTCCACAGCGCGCCGCCGCACGAACTCATCTGCATGCCCTACCTGGGGCGCACCACCCTGGCCGACGTGTTGCGCGCGGAGCGCTACCGTAACCCGTCGCACCCCACGCGGTTCGCCCACTCGGGGAGCAGCCCCACGCAGCCCGGAACCGGCTCGGTCCCGGTCGCGGGGCTGCGCATGCTGCCGGCGGCTCCACCCGGGGACGGGTTGCTCGGTGACCACCGGCGCGTCCTGCGGTTGCTGTCCGACCTCGCCGCCGGGCTGGACCACGCCCACCACCGCGGCATCCTGCACCTGGACATCAAGCCGGCGAACGTGCTGCTCGCCGACACCGGCGAGCCGATGCTGCTCGACTTCAACCTGGCCCACGACACCACCGCCACGGCCCGCGGGCCGGTCGGGGGGACGCTCCCGTACGCGGCCCCGGAGCAGCTGGCCGAGATCGACACGCGGGCCGGCCACGCGGTCGACGAGCGCGCGGACCTGTACGCCCTCGGGGCGCTGGCCTACGAGCTGTTCACCGCCGAGCAGGCGTTCCCCGCGGGCATGATGTCGAAGTCGGAGTTCAAGCAGTACATCGCGAACCGCCGGACGGTGCCCTCGGTCCGGGCCGCAGCCCCGGCCGTGCCCCGGGCGGTCGATGCGATCGTGCGGAAGCTCCTCGCCCCGAGCCCCGCGGACCGGTACCAGACCGCCCTCGAACTCAAAACCGACCTCGACCGCCAGCTCGCCGACCTGCCGCTCGCGTCGGCCCCGGACCGCTCGCCGGTCGAGCGGCTCGGCAAGTGGCACCGGCGGAACCCGTGGCTGGCGCTGCGGCTGGCGCTCGCCGCGGTGGTGGGGCTGGCGCTGGGGTTCGGGGTCGTGGTCTACCGCCAGGAGGGCGCGACCCGCGCGCGCGCCGCGGCGGAGCAGGCGCTCGCGGCCCAGAACCAGATGCCGGCCCTGCGGCTCGACCTGACCGCCCCGGGCGACTCGCCGAGCCGAGCCCGGGGGCGGGCGGCCGCCGAGCGACACCTCGCCGCCTTCGGGCTGCCCGGCGACGACAACTGGCGCAACGCGGAGCCGTTCGCCCGCCTGCCGGACGGGTTCAAGCCCGGGGCCGCGGCCGACCTCGGCGAACTGCTCCTGTTGCTCGCCCACGCCCGCACCCAGGACGCGCGGGCTCTACCCGAAGACGAACGCGCCGCGGCCCTCCGCGAGGCGCTCCGACTGAACCGGCTCGCCGAAGGCTGCTTCGCCCCGGACGCCGTTCCCCCGTTCCTGTTCGCCCAGCGGGCGCGGCTCGACGGGGAGCCCGCGCCCGCCCCAACCGAACCGCGGCACCCGCGCGACCACTACCTTGAGGCGGTCGGCCTGATCGCCGACGGCCGGTTCCGCGCCGCGACCGGACCGCTTGAACGGACCGTCGCCGGCGCCCCCGCGCACGGCGCCGCCCACTTCGCGCTCGCCTTCTGCCGCCAGCAGCTCGGCCAGTACCAGCGGGCGCTGGAGCGGTACGACACCGCCCACGCGCTGCTCGCGCGCGACCCGCGCCCGGCGTTCAACCGCGGGATCGTGTACGGGCTCATGCAGAAGCACCCGGAGGCCGAGGCCGAGTTCGCACTGGCGCTCGCGATCGATCCGGGGCACGCCGAGTCGCACCGGAACCGCGCCGTCGCGCGGCTCGCGCAGCGCAAGCACCCGGAGGCCGAGCAGGACCTCACGGCCGCGCTCGAGAAGGGCGTCTCCCCGCTCCTCGTGTACCCGCTCCGCGCGCAACTGCGGGCGCTCCGCGGCGACGCCACGGGGGCCGAACAGGACCGCGCCGCGGCCGCCGCGCACGAGCCGAAGACCGAGAGCGAGTTCATCGCCCGCGGGCTGGCGAGGCTGGCCGCCGACCCCGCGGCGGCGCTGCGCGACTTCGAGGCCGCGGAGCGGGTCAACCCGACCTCGCTCCGGGCCGTCCAGAACCAGGCCCACGTCCACTCCGACCACCGGAAGGACTCGAAGCGCGCGCTAGAACTGGTGACGCGGGCCGCCGAACTGTACCCGGAGTACGCCCCGGCCCGCGCCGGGCGGGCGGTGCTGCTGGCCCGATTCGGCCGCCGCGCCGAGGCCCACAAGGAGGCCGAAACGGCGCTTACGCTGTCCGACGCCGCGGACGTCGCTTACCAGCTCGCGGGGGTGTACGCCCTGACCTCCGCGACCGCCCCGGCCGACGCCGGCCGCGCGTTCGAGCTGCTCCGGCAGGCGCTCCGCACCGGGTTCCGCGACGCGCGCACGCTCGCCGCCGACCCCGACCTCGACCCGATCCGTAACCGCCCTGAGTTCGGCGCGCTCGTGGCCGCGCTCAAGGATCTGAACCGCTAA
- the hemG gene encoding protoporphyrinogen oxidase, with product MPHVVVVGGGLSGLTVALRLKQFSPGTAVTVLEPRDRPGGNIHTESDRGFRVEHGPNGYLDRTPALPNLVRDLGLADQEIAASDGSRKNRYVFLRNKLRKLPGGPLGLLTTSLLSLRGKWQLLAEPWRKTPPPKHEETIQEFVTRRAGSEAANVFADALVTGIHGGDPAMLSVSAAFPRLPVMERDAGSIVRGFMRAAKKRKEDAKANNQPPPGPMRMWSFRDGLQVLVDALAAQVGGGLHCGTRVEAVSEAAGVAPWTVHGQSGYTWSADAVVLACPSYEQAGIVSDISPELSAEMAAIPYNRIAVVALGYRAEHCPGKHDGFGYIAPQNTRRDLLGVQWCSSIFPDRAPQGFVLWRALCGGVHRAEQIDWPDEQLVKAVHAEITLAMGVTGAPVFKKVVRWPNAIPQYVLGHLDRVARIDELASRHPGLFLTGNSYRGVAMADCVEQGEAVAAKVALHLQQAKPR from the coding sequence ATGCCCCACGTTGTTGTCGTCGGTGGGGGGCTGTCCGGCCTTACGGTCGCCCTCCGGCTGAAGCAGTTCTCCCCCGGCACGGCGGTGACCGTGCTGGAACCGCGGGACCGGCCGGGCGGGAACATTCACACCGAGTCGGACCGCGGGTTCCGCGTCGAGCACGGCCCGAACGGCTACCTCGACCGCACGCCCGCCCTCCCCAACCTCGTGCGCGATCTGGGATTGGCGGACCAAGAGATCGCGGCCAGCGACGGCAGCCGCAAGAACCGCTACGTCTTCCTCCGCAACAAGTTGCGCAAGCTGCCGGGCGGCCCGCTCGGGCTCCTCACCACGTCCCTCCTGTCCCTCCGCGGCAAATGGCAGCTCCTGGCCGAACCGTGGCGCAAAACGCCGCCGCCGAAACACGAGGAGACGATTCAGGAGTTCGTCACGCGGCGCGCCGGTTCGGAAGCGGCAAACGTGTTCGCCGACGCGCTCGTGACCGGCATTCACGGCGGCGATCCGGCCATGCTCAGCGTGTCCGCCGCGTTTCCCCGGTTGCCGGTCATGGAGCGCGACGCCGGCAGCATCGTCCGCGGCTTCATGCGCGCCGCCAAGAAGCGGAAAGAGGACGCGAAAGCCAACAACCAGCCGCCGCCCGGCCCGATGCGGATGTGGTCGTTCCGCGACGGGTTGCAGGTGCTGGTGGACGCCCTGGCCGCACAGGTCGGCGGCGGGTTGCATTGCGGCACCCGGGTCGAAGCGGTGTCCGAGGCGGCGGGCGTGGCGCCGTGGACCGTTCACGGGCAGTCGGGGTACACGTGGTCCGCGGACGCGGTGGTGCTGGCGTGCCCGTCCTACGAGCAGGCCGGGATCGTGTCGGACATCAGCCCCGAACTGAGCGCGGAAATGGCGGCGATCCCGTACAACCGGATCGCGGTGGTGGCGCTGGGCTACCGGGCGGAGCACTGCCCCGGGAAGCACGACGGGTTCGGGTACATCGCCCCGCAGAACACCCGGCGCGATTTGCTGGGCGTGCAGTGGTGCTCGTCGATCTTCCCGGACCGCGCCCCGCAGGGGTTCGTGCTGTGGCGGGCGCTGTGCGGCGGCGTTCACCGGGCGGAGCAGATCGACTGGCCGGACGAGCAACTGGTAAAGGCGGTCCACGCGGAAATCACGCTGGCGATGGGCGTGACCGGCGCGCCCGTGTTCAAGAAGGTCGTGCGCTGGCCCAACGCAATCCCGCAGTACGTGCTGGGGCACCTCGACCGCGTCGCGCGGATCGACGAGTTGGCGTCGCGCCACCCGGGGCTGTTCCTGACGGGCAACTCGTACCGCGGGGTCGCGATGGCCGACTGCGTGGAACAGGGCGAGGCGGTCGCGGCGAAGGTCGCGCTGCACCTCCAGCAGGCCAAGCCGAGGTGA
- a CDS encoding HD domain-containing protein translates to MVEAVGRARAFAVVAHGEQRYGDQPYSVHLDAVAELLAPFGDVAQVIGYLHDVVEDTDVPLDTVRQGFGDRVAACVSLVTDEPGANRRERKAKTNAKLSTVSGEESLALVVKAADRLANLRASASNDSGSKLGMYRREHPAFRESAYRPGLCDSLWREMDRILSDEA, encoded by the coding sequence ATGGTTGAAGCGGTGGGACGGGCGAGAGCGTTCGCGGTCGTCGCTCACGGTGAACAGCGGTATGGCGATCAGCCGTACTCCGTTCATCTCGATGCGGTCGCCGAGTTACTCGCGCCGTTCGGGGATGTAGCACAAGTCATCGGCTACCTGCACGATGTGGTCGAGGACACTGACGTGCCCCTTGATACAGTAAGGCAGGGATTCGGTGACCGCGTAGCCGCATGTGTGTCCTTGGTCACCGATGAGCCGGGAGCCAATCGACGAGAGCGAAAGGCGAAAACCAACGCCAAGCTCTCGACGGTGTCAGGCGAAGAGTCGTTAGCTCTGGTCGTTAAAGCTGCCGACCGGTTGGCCAACCTTCGAGCGTCGGCCAGTAACGATTCGGGCTCTAAGCTCGGCATGTACCGCCGTGAGCACCCGGCGTTTCGGGAGTCCGCATACCGGCCCGGGTTGTGCGATTCACTGTGGCGGGAGATGGATCGCATCTTGAGTGACGAGGCGTGA
- a CDS encoding leucine-rich repeat domain-containing protein, producing MICRPLVLFLLVLVTTAGCKRRADPPAPESQAGVPAAAPSEPAAASRGDGKEQRDRTGRRPAPDDAAEDVPPLPPRKRPTLASASMPFDAKTLAAQTRNRVPVWLDGDPATRVFDPRQLGAVREPLLGWGLGGEHLLTALRAVAPTDRPFGLLIGGESNEFELAEIAKIDNVTYIGLSSSRDTGAKLRALAAAKGLTHLDLSFSRVGDDDLKLLAAFPKLKSLRLERTQVTDAGMKHLAAVEGLEALDLSRLRVTDAGLKELAGLKNLRALTLLFTQVTGAGLRPFAGAGLTHLALSGSKVKAADVADVVACRALAALAVEGRWPADAVAQLAGLPELRSLHFQSDLLDGKVLAELSGASKLEAVHLATVTDDALAGLRRAGKLHTIPQARAERGRPAGPDEVVHLDLSGQPVTGAGLKELTVFRNLDTLVLRNTRVAGGIGALADLRKLSALTLPLYGGDDRAVTPAEMRRLAALDTLEELHLHGVLVPGMARAVASIPNLTTLSGTFQDTDLREFPALKHLRALMTGGAGITDEGAWDVARMKRLECVSLSDTRRLTDAGARDLAALPNLKHLCLSRTGVTDEGVQVLAGVKTLRTLWLSEIKVGPAGVAALGRHPGLVALDLSGAPRGEAEPLAGITTLEYLNLAGALTGERTLAALAKLPHLRVLHLGAGPAPPFPPRCEVLTGNAPMRWPDSPLVRK from the coding sequence ATGATCTGTCGCCCGTTGGTGTTATTTCTACTCGTTCTCGTTACCACGGCAGGGTGCAAGCGGCGGGCGGACCCGCCCGCACCCGAGTCACAAGCGGGCGTCCCGGCCGCCGCCCCGTCCGAACCGGCGGCCGCTTCGCGCGGGGACGGGAAAGAACAGCGCGACCGCACCGGCCGGCGGCCCGCGCCGGACGACGCGGCCGAGGACGTCCCGCCGCTCCCCCCGCGCAAGCGGCCCACGCTCGCGAGCGCCTCGATGCCCTTCGACGCCAAGACGCTCGCGGCACAGACCCGCAACCGGGTGCCGGTCTGGCTGGACGGCGACCCGGCCACCCGCGTGTTCGACCCCAGGCAACTGGGGGCCGTTCGGGAGCCGCTTCTCGGCTGGGGGCTGGGGGGGGAGCACCTTTTGACCGCGCTCCGCGCGGTCGCGCCGACCGACCGGCCGTTCGGGCTGTTGATCGGGGGCGAGTCGAATGAGTTCGAACTCGCTGAGATCGCCAAGATCGATAACGTTACGTACATTGGTTTAAGTAGTTCGAGGGACACCGGGGCCAAGCTGAGGGCGCTGGCCGCGGCCAAGGGCCTCACGCACCTCGACCTCTCGTTCTCGCGGGTGGGGGACGACGACCTGAAGCTGCTGGCGGCGTTCCCGAAACTCAAGTCGCTCCGGCTCGAGCGGACGCAGGTCACCGACGCGGGGATGAAGCACCTGGCCGCGGTCGAGGGGCTGGAGGCGCTCGACCTGAGCCGGCTGCGGGTCACCGACGCGGGGCTCAAGGAGCTGGCCGGGCTCAAGAACCTCCGCGCGCTGACCCTGCTCTTCACTCAGGTCACCGGGGCCGGGCTCCGGCCGTTCGCCGGCGCGGGGCTCACGCACCTCGCCCTCTCGGGGTCCAAGGTGAAGGCGGCCGACGTCGCGGACGTCGTCGCGTGCCGGGCGCTGGCGGCGCTCGCCGTGGAGGGGCGGTGGCCGGCCGACGCGGTGGCCCAACTGGCCGGGCTCCCCGAGCTCCGGTCGCTCCACTTCCAGTCGGACCTGCTCGACGGCAAGGTGCTGGCCGAGCTGTCGGGGGCCTCGAAGCTCGAGGCCGTCCACCTGGCGACGGTCACCGACGACGCGCTGGCCGGGCTGCGCCGCGCGGGCAAGCTCCACACCATCCCCCAGGCGCGGGCGGAGCGGGGCCGGCCGGCCGGTCCCGACGAGGTGGTGCACCTCGACCTGTCCGGGCAACCGGTGACGGGCGCCGGGCTCAAGGAGCTGACCGTTTTTCGGAACCTGGACACCCTCGTGCTCCGGAACACCCGGGTCGCGGGCGGGATCGGCGCGCTGGCCGACCTGCGAAAGCTGTCCGCCCTCACGCTGCCCCTGTACGGCGGGGACGACCGCGCAGTCACGCCGGCCGAGATGCGCCGGCTCGCTGCCCTCGACACGCTCGAGGAGCTGCACCTGCACGGGGTGCTCGTCCCCGGGATGGCCCGCGCGGTCGCGTCCATCCCGAACCTCACGACCCTGTCCGGGACGTTTCAGGACACGGACCTGCGCGAGTTCCCGGCCCTCAAACACTTGCGCGCCCTGATGACCGGCGGCGCCGGGATCACCGACGAGGGCGCGTGGGACGTGGCCCGGATGAAGCGGCTGGAGTGCGTGAGCCTGTCGGACACGCGGCGGCTGACGGACGCCGGCGCCCGGGACCTGGCGGCGCTGCCGAACTTGAAGCACCTGTGCCTCTCGCGGACGGGGGTCACGGACGAAGGGGTCCAGGTGCTGGCGGGGGTGAAGACCCTGCGCACCCTGTGGCTGAGCGAGATCAAGGTGGGGCCGGCCGGGGTCGCGGCCCTGGGCCGGCACCCGGGCCTCGTCGCGCTCGACCTGTCCGGCGCCCCAAGGGGGGAAGCCGAGCCGCTGGCGGGCATCACGACCCTCGAGTACCTGAACCTGGCGGGCGCGCTCACCGGCGAGCGGACCCTGGCGGCCCTTGCTAAGCTCCCGCACCTCCGGGTGCTGCACCTCGGCGCCGGCCCGGCCCCGCCGTTCCCCCCCCGCTGCGAGGTCCTCACGGGCAACGCCCCGATGCGGTGGCCCGACAGCCCCCTCGTGAGGAAGTAG
- a CDS encoding CPCC family cysteine-rich protein, protein MAKRFRCPRCGCLTLDERCDWDVCEVCYWEDDGQGDHNADAVHGGSNGALRLTQARANYRAFGACEEAMRPHARPPRPDELPDSRSGW, encoded by the coding sequence ATGGCGAAGCGGTTCCGGTGCCCGCGCTGCGGTTGCTTGACACTGGACGAGCGTTGCGACTGGGACGTTTGCGAGGTTTGCTATTGGGAAGACGACGGACAGGGCGACCACAACGCCGATGCGGTGCATGGCGGCTCGAACGGCGCGCTGCGCCTGACGCAGGCGCGGGCGAACTACCGGGCGTTCGGTGCGTGTGAGGAGGCCATGCGACCGCACGCGCGCCCGCCCCGACCGGACGAATTGCCTGACTCACGGTCCGGCTGGTAG